Genomic DNA from Piliocolobus tephrosceles isolate RC106 unplaced genomic scaffold, ASM277652v3 unscaffolded_26123, whole genome shotgun sequence:
ggcgccagagcgagactccgtctcaaaaaaaaaaaaaaaaaaaaaatttggacaCAAAAGTGCGGCACCATCCTTAGACAGATCTCTTTAGAAAGAGATGCAACCCATCCCCAGATCCAAGACTGAAGCAGCACGGCCTCACCTGCTGCCTGTTTGCCAGCACCCAGATCCGGAGCCCACAAGGGCTGAGGCATCCATGTGGCCCAGGGTGGGGTTTCTGTCCCCTGCACGTCACCTCCCAATTCAGAAAGGACTAttagaaaaacatgtttgtgctCTTAAGTGTGGGTCTGAGTAGCCAGAGCGGCTCCATGGGAGGCCTACAGGAAACAGGTCAGAGTGCCTGGGCCTTCTCTCTGGCTCTCGCTCCTGCCCTGTAGAACGGACAGAATAGCTAGCACCCCTCCGGCCACAGGGAGGTTAGCAGAGTCAGACATGGAAGCTCCTAGTGCAGTGCTCTGGCAGAGGAAACGTTGATAAGAGCTTATCTTCCTCACGGTGgggcaggtgggggtgggaggaagcaAGCCTGTAGCTCCCTCCACAGCCTCTCTGGAAGCCCCACTGGCTCTTCCCGGAATCTCAAGTTCAGGCGTATCTCTGACCCCAACGTGAGGAACGCAATCAGAATTAATGTATCTtcttgaaaaacaagaacaagaaacCCTTCACCACTCCTCCCCACAGCCTAACTTCAGACTCTTccacctccctccccacagcCTCCACTTCAGACTCTTCCACCTCCCTCCTTGCAGTGGGGGATGAGGTTTCATATCCCACAACCTCTAGTTCCATGTGCAAAATGTCTTCCAACACAATCTTCCTGCTCGCAGTGGAGCCCTGGATGGGCCACGCTTAAATATTAGTGTGAACTGACCAAACTCCTCACAAACGTCCTTCCAGTGTCCAGGATGGTGTCTGCCAGCCACACACCCTCTAAGCCAGGGCCCGTGCTGACTCCAAGTGACCTAAGCTTCATCTTAAATGGCCAAAAGAGCGTCTGAACTAAAACTTATTCCCACTTCCCAACAATTCTCTGATGAAGTCAATCCATTCTAAGAGATCCTTGAGAGAAAATATTGACTTACTATACTCTACTTTAAATACCAGTTAGTCTATAGTTTGGCGTCATCCATGCCATTAAAAATAGCAAGAAGTTCAAGTTGAataatgaagaattaaaaaaaaaaagcaagaagggggttgggcacagtggctcatgcctataatcccagcactttgggaagctgaggcaggtggatcatctgaggtcaggagttcaagaccagcctggccaacatggtgaaaccccatatctactaaaaatacaaaaactggccaggcgtggtggctcacacccgtaatcccacctactcaagagtctgagacaggagaatcgcttgaacccaggagccagaggttgtagtgagccgagatcacaccattgtactccagcctgggcaacagagcaacagagtaagactccatctcaaaaaaaaaaaaaaaaaaaaaaaaaacaagaagggaaaaggatggggagaagagaaaaaagacagaggGCAGGGTGGGGCGGCGAAAGtcaagtctgtgtgtgtgagctCAGAGCACGTGGGTCCAGACACCGCACACGGTGTGCCACTCGGCGCTCACCTGCCGCTGTGGTGGTCTTCTCGCCAAGGAGCCTGGTCTGGCTGCCTGGCATAACCTGCAGGTCGGTGTTCTCAGGGGACTGTGGCAGGTTCTGGGCTCGGGTAGCCAGGAGTGCGTTGAGGTACTGCAGCCGCGTAACCTGGAGGATGATAGTGTTACTGGCAGACCCCACTGGTGAAGCGAGAAGCAGAAGGTAGGCAGGAAAGGCCACGCCATGCCAGAAGAGGGCAGAGGCACAAGTTTCAGCAAGTTAAGGGAAGAGAAGAGCAACTAAGTGTTTTTAAGATCTCGCAGGGAAACTGGGTGCAAAGGTCTGTGTCCCTCAGGATGAGCGGAAGGCCCTGCTCCGGGCCGCCTCAGACCAGCTGATCTAGCCCCCAGTGACACAAAGTCGGCTAAAGTCAGCACCCACGAGCAGCCCAGGCAGTCACCTTGATGAGCTGCAGGTCAGAGAGCGCCCTCACGGTGTAGTCGGGACAATACGCAGACGAACGCGTGCCGTCACCTGGGTCGGGCTGCAGGTCATGGCGGATGGGCTGGAGCGAGGACACCGGGGACTGGTGAACTATCGAAGGAACAATCAGTGATGGCAGAAGCCAGTGCTGGCAGCTGGGAGCCCCTCCCCTGGAGGGGACAACTGCACAGTTTCCAAGAGCCACCCCACCAGTCACCCTGGAGAGGCGATGTGCCTGGGAAGCTGGGAGAGGAGAATGAGCACAGGCGGGAGAGGTTTTGCAGGGGTGGAGTGAGCCGCAAAGTCCCGCGAGGAAGAATGCTGCCCTCCCGCCCGGAAGCCCAGGGGCCACCCCACCTTGTGGGGTGGTGGGCTCAGGTGGAAGGGAGGCGAGGAGGGGCACTGAGGGCCCAAGCGACAATGGGGGACAggctctgcagcctcaaccctgACCCTCGGCGCCAGCAGGGCCATGGCTTACCTGAGGAAGGCACGGTTAGCGCCGACACTCCATAGTATGTGAACGCCCCATTCTCGAACTTCAGACCCTCTTTCCCGATCTCCACTTCAACCCTGCCCTGGGAGGAGTGGCAAGGAGAGAAACAGATGCGGCCAGATTACCTTTCCCGTCAGAAGACAGCGGAAGGAGAAACCCACCACTTCAGTCGTTCGGGGCGGGAGGGTGCACATCTGCACGCCCCTGCTCCCCTCTTCTCCTAGACCCTGCCCTGGCCTGAGGAAGCAGGAGGGGCTCCGGGCCTGGGACCCACAGCTACCTGCAGGATGAGAATGAAGTAATCCACCGGCTGGCTGCGCTGGTATAGGTAGTGGTGTGCGGCCAGGCGGTTGCTCTCGTCAAACCTCACTTCCTGGTTGACGCTGGGATGCTTCAGCAGGTGCAGCAGGACCTTCTCAGAGATGCGTAGTGGGCTGAACACATCCACTTCTGCCCGTGGAGGAAAAAAGGCACAGTGTCCACTGGGGCCTAGTGGCCGGTGGAACCACACCCAACACTGTAGGCAATGTAAAGGGCTCTCCTGGGTGGCCTGTGAGCAGCTGCCCCCCACACCTCAACACAAGAGAACTAggtaggggccaggcacggtggctcacgcctgcaatcccagcactttgggaggctgaggcaggtggatcacctgcggtcagaagttcgagaccggcctgaccaacatggcaaaatcccgcctctactaaaaatacaaaaatgagtcgggcgtggtgatgcacgcttgtagtcccagctacctgggagactgaggcaggagaactgcttgaacccgggaggcggaggttgcagtgagccaagatcgtgccactgcactccagcctggctgacagagcgagaccctgtctttttaaaaaaaaaaaacaaaaaaagaagaactggGCAGGACACCCCACACCTGCCCAGCTGAGAGCTGAGGCCCCCTGGCTGTGGCGCACCAGGAGTGGCACTGGCCTGGTCCTGCTGTTGGTCGTCTGGCAGAGAGGAGCTGCCTCTCCCATGACCCAAGATGCTGGCAGGGCTGCAGAGAACACAGAAGTCCTCAAGACGCACCGCTTGCTAGGAGTGGGGAGCAGAGTCAGTGTCGGCCCTGGGCGGCCTCCTGACCCACAGGACGGTGAGGAGAGCGGGGGCATGGACCACCCTCCCGCCTCACCTCGGGACAGGAAGCGCTGGGTGGCCAAGAGCAGCTGAGGCgagatttttactttatattcatCATCAGACACCTTGAACAAGGAGAACTCCTCCTTCCGCTTGAGAGGCACCATCAGAGAAGCAGGCTTCCTCCTCACCACAGTGTCTCCTAAGATGGAAGAAGAGGGCGCGCTCAGGCATCAGCCACCTGTCAGTCAACACAACCACACCAAGGGGCCGCATCGCCTGCTCCTTCCTACGGAGGCCAGGGAGTCCTCGACAGAGCAGCATCAGAGCCCCAGGGACATGTCTCCAGCACCACTCCCTCCACGGGGCCTGCTCCCACCCCAACCACGCAGAGCGAGCGGTGGCTCCCCGCCTTGGAGCTGGCTGAAGAGAACGCTGATATGATAACAAAGCAGCTCTTATAAAATAACAGGCATCACTGATAGGTCACTGGATGTGGACtcgatttttttttaatttaggccAGATgtagtgattcacacctgtaaccccagcacttcaggaggctgaggcaggaggatcacttaaggccagaagttcaacaccagcctgggaacCGAAAGACTGTGtctttacaaaacataaaataattagacaggtgtggtgacatgcgcctggaGTCCCAAcggctcaggaggctgtggtgggaggaaagcttgagcctgggaagttgaggctgccgtgagccatgactgcaccactgcactccagcctagatgacagagcaagaccatttcaaaaaaaaaaaattaaaaattaaaaaataataacaggcCTCTCTGGCCACTGAAAAACGTCTCACTAGGAAGCATGCATTCAAGGATCACCAGTGCGAAAGGGCAGCAATTAACCTGGAAACGCCAGGCCTGTGGCAGTCTCAGGAATGGAACTAGAGATGCTATGTCTGAAAATCAACACATGAGTAAAGCAGTATTTCTGGAAGCACGCGGGACAGGTGGCCCGGCCATGAAGCACAGGCTCTGTGCAGCCCTGCAGACCTCAGCCACCATCCTAACAGGCAGACACTTTTACCATGCAATCAAGGGCCCGGGATCAGCTACTTTGGGAAGACTTATTTCCACCCCCTCCCGGTctctcagcctggagtgcagtggcacaatctcgactcactgcaacctctgcctcctgggttcaagcgattcttctgcctcagcctcctgagtatctgggactacaggtgcacaccaccacacccagctaatgtttgtatttttagtagagacggagttacaccatattggccaggctggtcttgaactcccgacctcgtgatctgcccgcctcggcctcccaaagagctgggattacaggcgtgagccgctgcgtcCAGCCAGGAAGACTTTCTTCATGGCAAAGAATGGGTTCTTTCAGAGGACATTTCTGTCATGTACAGAAAAACCTGCAACAACAAAAGCACCTAGGGAGACAGAACACTGGGAAAGGCCCATGAAGGGCAGAGCTCTCTCAGTAACGGAGGAATCTAACAGGACTGCTGCATATGGAGCCCCAGGCGAGCCCTGGGATTGCAAGCCCTCCTGCAAGGCGGCTCCCTGCCAGCGCCCAGGCAGGGCTGAGAAGGG
This window encodes:
- the LOC111542218 gene encoding metal transporter CNNM3, which produces MNQNAGAQQAVHECPPPTGKSHLAIVQKVNNEGEGDPFYEVLGLVTLEDVIEEIIRSEILDESEDYRDTVVRRKPASLMVPLKRKEEFSLFKVSDDEYKVKISPQLLLATQRFLSREVDVFSPLRISEKVLLHLLKHPSVNQEVRFDESNRLAAHHYLYQRSQPVDYFILILQGRVEVEIGKEGLKFENGAFTYYGVSALTVPSSVHQSPVSSLQPIRHDLQPDPGDGTRSSAYCPDYTVRALSDLQLIKVTRLQYLNALLATRAQNLPQSPENTDLQVMPGSQTRLLGEKTTTAAGERRVAHRVRCLDPRALSSHTQT